The segment CCCTGCTCCGCGCAGGCGTACATGGTGTCCGAGGCGAAGGCCACGTCCGGCAGGGACAGGGCCTGCTCGGCCACCGACCCCACGTCCACGTTGCCGGCTATGTTGCTGCCGCAGTGGCAGACGAAAACGCCGATTCGCATGATTTCTCCGTTTCCCCGCCACGCCTCAGGAGGCGGCTTCGGCGGTCTTCCGTTCGGCTTCGCGCAGCGCGAGGCCGGGGTTCACGCACAGCTTGTTCAGGCCCAGGCTGGACTCGTCCAGGCCAAGGGCCAGACCGATGAGCTGGGTGTAGTAGAAAACGGGCATCTCGTGCTGGCTCTTGGTGGCCGCGTTGATCTGCCCCTGCCGCAGGTCCAGGTTCATCTGGCACAGCGGGCAGGCCGTGACCATGGCCATGGCCTGGTTGGCCTCGGCCAAGTCCAAAAGCTTGCCGAAAGACGCGCCACCACGTCCTTGCGGGCCACGCCGAAGGAGGCGCCGCAGCACTCCACCTTCAGCGGAAGGGAGCGACCTCCGCGCCGATGGCCTCCATGAGCCGGTCCATGGCCACCGGGTTCTCGTGGTCGTCGAACTCCATGACCTCGGGCGGACGGTTCATGATGCAGCCGTAGTAGGGGGCCACCCGCAGGCCGCTTAAGGGGCGCACCACCCGCTCGGCCAGCTTCTCCGGCCCCACGTCCTCGATGAGCGCCTGCAGCACGGACTTGACCCGCACCGTGTTGCCCACCGGCTCGTCCAGCAGGCTGTTCACCCGGCGCATGAACTCCTCATCGCCCATCCGGTGCACGGCCGTCTTGAGGTTGGTCAGGCAGCTGGGGCAGGGGGTGATGACCGTGTCCAGGCCCATCTTCTCCACCAACCCCAGGTTGCGCGCCGCCAGGGCGCAGGACAGGGTGTGGTCCACGGTGTGCGCCGGAGTGGAGCCGCAGCAGCTCCAGTCCGGAATGTCCACCAGATTCACGTCAAGGGCCTCGCAGATGGCCCGGGTGGACTGCTCGTACTCCATGGAGGTGCCGAGGCCGGAACAGCCGGGGTAGTAGGCGTAGGCGGGGCTCACTTGGAGGCCTCCTTGTAGCGCTGGAAGATCCGGGCCACGGCCTCGCGGCCCTGGATGCGGGACGGAGTGAGGTGCAGCTTGCCCTTGGGCAGGATGCGCGGGCCGAGCTCGGCGTCCGTCCAGACCTTGCCGGTCTTGGCGATGTACGAGGTCAAAAGGCCCATTTCGTACACCCGGCCGTGCTTGGCCACCGATTCCAGGAAGCTGTCCCAGAATACCTTCACGCCGCGCTCGGTGGCGTACCCCTCGCGCCGGGCCATGTGGCGCAACACGTCCACGATCCGCGCCACGTCGATGCCGTTGGGGCAGCGCGTGGTGCAGGACTCGCACGTGGCGCACAGCCACACCGAGTGGCTGGACAAGATCTGGTCCTTCTGCCCGGCCTGCAACAACCGCATCATCCGGCTCACCGGAATGTCGAAGGCGAAGGTGTACGGACAGCCAGCCGTGCAGTTGCCGCACTGATAGCACAACCGCACCCGCTGCCCGCTCTCCTCCTCGACCTGGCTGATGAACTCGTCATCGCGGGAATTGGAAAGATCGAGTATTTCCATGGAGTCGGTTCTTTGTTGAAGGTTATGTACAGGTCGCCGAGGCGGCCGGTAGTCCAAGGAGCGGTTACGTCCGTTAGCTCCCCCGGGAATCGCGGAAGGCCGTCCTCGGCGGTCGGTTCCGCTTGCCGCCATGAGGCGCGGCGCAAGGCCAAATGGAGGGGGGCCGTGATGCTCAATGGGAGAGGCAGTATTATTTGGTGTCTTTGCCGCCCGCTGTCAATGGCAGCCGCACAGCCATTTTCCCAGTGATCGCGGAATACAAGGCGCGTATGGCAGTCATGGCGAAGCGTGGTGGAGACTGGTCCGGTATCCGTGGATTTTCGTGAGCGGAGGCAAGCGGGATGGTCGTGAGGACGTGCGTGTGGGATTTTCGAGGTTCTCGAAAGATGGTCGTGATTTCGAAGCGGAAATGTTTTTTGATCTTTTCGGGAAGGCCGCATGACGGAGATGCACGCGATCATACCCGCAGCCGGGCATTCCTCCCGTATGAGCGGGTTCAAACCGCTCTTGCCCCTTGGTGATGAAGTCGTGGTGGAGCGGCTGATTCGGCTGCTGCGCGATGTCGGGGCGCGGCGGATCGTGGTGGTCTGTGGTCATCGCGCCGGGGAGTTGGAGCCGGTCGTGCGGGAGTCCGGCGGCGAGGCTGTGCGCAACCCGAAGTGGGAAAGCGGCATGTTCTCCTCGGTGCTGGCAGGACTGCAAGCCCTGGAGGGGGAGGAGGGGCATTTCTTTCTGTTGCCCGTGGACGTGATGCTTGTCCGGCGTGACACGTTGCAACGTTTGGCAAAAGCCCGGACAAAGCTGTGCGAATCCGTACTGCATCCGATTTTCCAGGGACGCAGGGGACATCCGCCCCTCATCCCGTTGTCATTGCGCGACGACATTATGAAGTGGAGCGGCGGGAACGGACTGGCCGGCTACTTTGCCCAGCGGGAGCGGCAGGCGGTGGAGATTCAGGTGGCTGACGAGCGCGTGCGCCTCGACGTGGATACCGGCGAGAACTACGCTAAGGCCTTGGACCTTTTGACCTGGGAGGACACGCCCAGTCGGGCCGAGTGCCTGGCGCTACTGGACATAACCCCGGGCGTGACGGACATGGGACGCAGGCACAGCCGTGCCGTGGCGAGGTTCGCCTTGCGCATGGCCGAAGCGCTCAACGTCGTCCGGGGGGTGGAGAATCAACTTGACGTGCGGCTGGTGGAAGCGGCCGGTCTGCTGCACGACATCGCCAAGGGGCTGCCCGATCACGAGCGGGCGGGTGGGGCCATGCTGGCGGACATGGGGTATCCCTGCGTGGGAGCGGTGACGGCGGAACATCGTGACGTTGATCCGCCAGAGGAAAGGCCGTTGGCTGAGCGGGAAGTCGTCTTTCTGGCTGACAAACTGGTTCAGGGGGACAGGCTGGTGCCGGTGCGGCGGCGTTTTCAATCCAAGATGGAGCAGCAAGCGGACGACCCCGAAGAGGTGGAGGCCATCAAAGGGAGGATGGAGCGTGCCCTGCGGGTTCAAGAATTGGTGGAGGATGAGTTGGGCGGGTCGGTGGAACGCGTCGCAGGGAAGGGCGACCCCCCTGGCTGATCTGCTCTCATTCAGGATAAGGAGCGCAGCACCTCGGCGCAGGCCGCGTCAATGGCCGCCTGTTCTTCCAGCCCCAAAACGGACGGGGAATGGAGTTGCCGCGCTTGCAGGCTTTCCAGGCGGGGGAGGCTCGCGGCCAGGGGGGGAAGGTGGTCGATGGCGGGCAGGTCCGCGTTTCCATGGTGGCGATTAAGGAAAAGGGCGCGTCGGCTCAAGCCCATCTCCTCAGCCAGGCGTGAGATATTGGCGGCCGTTTCCAGGCCACGCCGCGAAGGCTCGCTGACCACCACCAGGCCATCCACGCTTTGGATGGTGCCACGGCCCAGGTGTTCCACCCCGGCCTCCAGATCCACCAGCACGGTTTCTCCGCGTTGCAGCAGCAGATGAGCCAGCAACGCTTTGAGCAGCGAGTTGGCCGCGCAGGCGCAGCCTCCGCCCGCTCCGGCCACCGTGCCCATGACCAGCAGCCGCTT is part of the Desulfohalovibrio reitneri genome and harbors:
- a CDS encoding 4Fe-4S dicluster domain-containing protein codes for the protein MEILDLSNSRDDEFISQVEEESGQRVRLCYQCGNCTAGCPYTFAFDIPVSRMMRLLQAGQKDQILSSHSVWLCATCESCTTRCPNGIDVARIVDVLRHMARREGYATERGVKVFWDSFLESVAKHGRVYEMGLLTSYIAKTGKVWTDAELGPRILPKGKLHLTPSRIQGREAVARIFQRYKEASK
- a CDS encoding DVU_1551 family NTP transferase; translation: MHAIIPAAGHSSRMSGFKPLLPLGDEVVVERLIRLLRDVGARRIVVVCGHRAGELEPVVRESGGEAVRNPKWESGMFSSVLAGLQALEGEEGHFFLLPVDVMLVRRDTLQRLAKARTKLCESVLHPIFQGRRGHPPLIPLSLRDDIMKWSGGNGLAGYFAQRERQAVEIQVADERVRLDVDTGENYAKALDLLTWEDTPSRAECLALLDITPGVTDMGRRHSRAVARFALRMAEALNVVRGVENQLDVRLVEAAGLLHDIAKGLPDHERAGGAMLADMGYPCVGAVTAEHRDVDPPEERPLAEREVVFLADKLVQGDRLVPVRRRFQSKMEQQADDPEEVEAIKGRMERALRVQELVEDELGGSVERVAGKGDPPG
- a CDS encoding P-loop NTPase, with the translated sequence MKLAVAGKGGVGKTTFTTWLADYLARQGHTVWMVDADTALSLGAASGLAPEDLPKPLVTREDLVRQRIGSGYLNLNPEVGDLPEELGVDLPLGGSVEDGVTPGWKRLLVMGTVAGAGGGCACAANSLLKALLAHLLLQRGETVLVDLEAGVEHLGRGTIQSVDGLVVVSEPSRRGLETAANISRLAEEMGLSRRALFLNRHHGNADLPAIDHLPPLAASLPRLESLQARQLHSPSVLGLEEQAAIDAACAEVLRSLS